From the Exiguobacterium aurantiacum genome, one window contains:
- the pfkA gene encoding 6-phosphofructokinase, which yields MNLKRIAVLTSGGDAPGMNAAVRAVTRKAIFEGLEVYGVYNGYQGLIEGDLVELNLGSVGDIIQRGGTFLRSARCPEFRTEEGRAKAVEQLKKFNIDALVVIGGDGSYRGAQKLTELGFPTIGLPGTIDNDIPGTDATIGFDTALNTALDAIDKIRDTASSHERTYVIEVMGRDAGDIALYAGLAGGAESILVPERPEDMSAIVDRINHGVARGKKHSIVVVAEGAGSAEEVGKMIAEKTNSETRVTILGHIQRGGSPTAADRVLASRMGAYAVDILLEGKAGRVVGIRAGKMMDLDIDEALDHNKHTLDMQLIDLSNQLSI from the coding sequence GTGAATTTAAAACGTATTGCGGTATTGACAAGTGGGGGAGACGCCCCTGGAATGAACGCTGCAGTCCGTGCCGTGACCCGAAAAGCAATTTTCGAAGGTCTTGAAGTGTACGGTGTGTATAACGGCTATCAAGGTCTAATCGAAGGAGATCTCGTGGAATTGAACCTCGGTTCGGTCGGCGACATCATTCAACGTGGAGGAACATTCTTACGTTCTGCCCGTTGCCCTGAGTTTAGAACGGAAGAAGGCCGTGCGAAAGCGGTCGAGCAATTGAAGAAATTCAACATCGACGCGCTCGTAGTCATTGGTGGAGACGGTTCATACCGTGGAGCCCAAAAATTGACGGAACTTGGTTTCCCGACAATCGGTCTTCCGGGAACAATCGACAACGATATACCCGGTACAGATGCGACAATCGGATTTGACACAGCGCTCAACACGGCGCTTGACGCGATTGATAAAATCCGTGACACTGCGTCTTCGCACGAACGGACGTATGTCATCGAAGTCATGGGCCGTGATGCAGGTGACATCGCACTCTATGCCGGTCTTGCCGGTGGTGCGGAGTCAATCCTCGTCCCAGAACGTCCAGAAGACATGAGTGCGATCGTCGACCGCATCAACCACGGTGTGGCTCGCGGTAAGAAACACTCGATCGTCGTCGTCGCTGAAGGCGCAGGCAGTGCCGAAGAAGTCGGAAAGATGATCGCTGAGAAAACAAACTCAGAGACACGCGTGACGATTCTTGGGCACATCCAACGTGGCGGTTCCCCAACTGCTGCGGACCGTGTGCTTGCTAGCCGCATGGGTGCCTATGCTGTCGATATTTTACTCGAAGGCAAGGCGGGACGTGTCGTCGGCATTCGTGCCGGTAAGATGATGGATCTCGATATCGACGAAGCGCTTGATCATAACAAGCATACGCTCGATATGCAGTTGATTGATCTTTCGAATCAACTTTCGATTTAA
- the pyk gene encoding pyruvate kinase, translated as MRRTKIVCTIGPASEKRLPEMIEAGMNVARLNFSHGDYEEHGARIRDIREASKAAGKVVTVLLDTKGPEIRTHTFEEGKALLEKGKEVIIVSTEEIVGTKDRFSVTYEGLYEDVEVGSRIMLDDGLIGLLVVEKLPNRDLRCVIENEGVIKTKKGVNLPNVKVNLPALTDKDIADIEFGISQDIDVIAASFVRRASDVVEIRQLLERNNASHIKIYPKIENQEGVDNIDEILAISDGLMVARGDLGIEIPTEEVTPVQKELIKKCNDLGKPVITATQMLDSMQRNPRPTRAEASDVANAILDGTDAVMLSGETAAGDYPIESVQMQAAIAVRTEQMLDYKNLLKDRQKRSEHTVTDAISQAVAHTAINLNAKAILTPTQSGYTAARTAKYRPEANIIAVTESERVARQLNLVWGVYPIVADTMPNNTDEMLVQASEAARHAGFVTDGDLVVISAGIPAATAGTTNMMKVHIVGHALANGRGIGERGLVGEVVIANNADEANAKAKDGMILVAPFTDKEMMPAIEKAAGIITEDGGLTSHAGIVGPSLRKPVIVGVESATSTFRDGQMISIDPLTGKIYNA; from the coding sequence ATGCGTAGAACGAAAATTGTATGTACGATTGGACCAGCTTCAGAGAAACGTCTTCCGGAAATGATTGAAGCCGGAATGAACGTCGCACGTCTCAACTTCTCACACGGTGACTATGAAGAGCACGGCGCACGTATCCGCGACATCCGTGAAGCATCAAAAGCTGCCGGCAAAGTTGTAACGGTTCTTCTTGACACGAAAGGTCCTGAAATTCGTACACATACGTTTGAAGAAGGAAAAGCACTCCTCGAAAAAGGTAAAGAAGTCATCATCGTCTCGACAGAAGAAATCGTCGGAACGAAAGACCGTTTCTCGGTCACGTACGAAGGATTGTATGAAGACGTTGAAGTCGGTTCACGCATCATGCTCGACGACGGACTCATCGGTCTCCTTGTCGTTGAGAAACTTCCGAACCGTGACCTTCGTTGCGTCATCGAAAACGAAGGCGTCATCAAGACGAAGAAAGGCGTCAACTTGCCTAACGTCAAAGTGAACCTTCCTGCCCTTACAGACAAAGATATCGCCGACATCGAGTTCGGGATCTCACAAGACATCGATGTCATCGCGGCATCATTCGTCCGTCGTGCATCTGACGTCGTTGAGATTCGTCAACTTCTCGAGCGCAACAACGCTTCACACATCAAAATCTATCCAAAAATCGAGAACCAAGAAGGTGTCGACAACATCGACGAGATCTTGGCGATTTCTGACGGTTTGATGGTCGCTCGTGGTGACCTCGGAATCGAGATCCCGACTGAAGAAGTCACACCAGTTCAAAAAGAATTGATCAAGAAGTGTAACGACCTCGGAAAACCAGTCATCACGGCTACACAAATGCTTGACTCGATGCAACGCAACCCGCGTCCAACACGTGCGGAAGCATCTGACGTTGCCAACGCCATCCTCGATGGTACGGATGCGGTCATGCTTTCAGGTGAGACGGCAGCAGGGGACTATCCAATCGAGTCAGTTCAAATGCAAGCAGCCATCGCTGTTCGTACGGAGCAAATGCTCGACTACAAAAACTTGCTCAAAGATCGTCAGAAGCGCAGTGAGCATACGGTAACGGATGCGATCTCACAAGCGGTTGCCCACACGGCAATCAACTTGAACGCGAAAGCGATCTTGACACCGACACAATCAGGTTACACAGCTGCTCGTACAGCGAAGTATCGCCCAGAGGCGAACATCATCGCGGTCACAGAGTCAGAGCGTGTGGCACGTCAATTGAACCTCGTTTGGGGTGTATACCCAATCGTGGCCGACACGATGCCGAACAACACGGATGAGATGTTGGTCCAAGCGTCAGAAGCAGCTCGTCACGCTGGATTCGTCACAGACGGCGACCTCGTCGTCATCTCGGCAGGTATCCCGGCAGCGACTGCGGGTACGACGAACATGATGAAAGTTCACATCGTCGGTCATGCCCTCGCAAACGGACGCGGAATCGGTGAGCGTGGTCTCGTCGGTGAAGTCGTCATTGCGAACAACGCAGACGAAGCGAACGCGAAAGCGAAAGACGGGATGATCCTCGTCGCACCATTCACAGATAAAGAAATGATGCCAGCAATCGAGAAAGCGGCTGGAATCATCACAGAAGACGGTGGATTGACGAGCCATGCCGGCATCGTTGGACCATCACTCCGCAAGCCGGTCATCGTCGGTGTCGAATCAGCGACATCAACATTCCGCGACGGACAGATGATTTCAATCGACCCACTCACTGGTAAAATCTACAACGCGTAA
- a CDS encoding DUF441 domain-containing protein — translation MSAYLFLLLLVLIGVISHNQSVIIASSVLLIIKAVGFGDQLFPTLASKGIHWGVTIITIAVLVPIATGDIGFRELWNSIKGPVGIIAFASGIFVALAAGQGVQLMRVDPVVTTALLAGTILAVGFMKGVPVGPLVGAGIAALILGGFSLVQKWF, via the coding sequence ATGAGTGCTTACTTATTTTTGCTGTTGCTCGTATTGATTGGGGTCATCTCTCATAACCAGTCGGTCATCATCGCTAGCAGCGTTCTATTGATCATTAAAGCGGTCGGATTCGGCGACCAGCTATTCCCGACGCTCGCCTCGAAAGGAATCCATTGGGGTGTGACGATCATTACGATTGCCGTCCTCGTTCCGATTGCGACCGGCGACATCGGTTTCAGGGAATTGTGGAATAGCATTAAAGGTCCAGTCGGCATCATCGCGTTCGCCTCTGGCATCTTCGTCGCGCTCGCCGCCGGACAAGGAGTCCAACTGATGCGGGTCGACCCCGTTGTGACGACGGCACTCCTTGCTGGGACTATCCTAGCCGTCGGTTTCATGAAAGGCGTGCCGGTCGGACCGCTCGTCGGTGCCGGGATTGCCGCCTTGATTTTAGGTGGATTTAGCCTGGTTCAAAAATGGTTCTGA
- the citZ gene encoding citrate synthase gives MSTTKGLEGIVAAASKVSSIIDGQLTYGGYTIDDLADHATFEEVVFLLWNDRLPKADELTELSEALVKEAKLPEEVIATLERAPKSANAMATIRTALSQLALYDEEAEDMSTEANMRKAIRLQAQIATVVTAFARLRKGEQPVAPKPGLSYAANFLYMLNGEEPSEVAEKTIDKALILHADHELNASTFTARVCVATLSDIYSGVTAAMGALKGPLHGGANEAVMKMLHEIGSVDKVEEYVRGKFERREKIMGFGHRVYKDGDPRAKHLKEMSRQLTAQIGEPEWYEMSEKIDHLVETEKGLKPNVDFYSASTYYALGLDEELFTPIFAVSRMSGWIAHILEQYADNRLIRPRAEYVGETNRSYVPVNER, from the coding sequence ATGTCAACGACAAAAGGGTTAGAAGGAATTGTGGCAGCGGCCTCAAAAGTCAGTTCGATTATCGACGGACAATTGACTTATGGAGGATACACAATCGATGATTTGGCGGACCACGCCACGTTTGAAGAGGTTGTTTTCCTATTATGGAACGACCGACTTCCAAAAGCAGATGAATTAACTGAGCTCTCAGAAGCGCTCGTGAAAGAAGCCAAATTACCAGAAGAAGTGATCGCGACGCTCGAGCGGGCGCCGAAGTCGGCCAATGCGATGGCGACGATTCGGACGGCCCTTTCACAGCTCGCGCTTTATGATGAAGAAGCTGAAGATATGAGCACAGAAGCGAACATGCGCAAAGCGATTCGTCTCCAAGCCCAAATCGCGACGGTCGTGACGGCGTTCGCTCGTCTTCGTAAAGGCGAACAACCGGTTGCGCCGAAGCCTGGTCTTTCATATGCGGCCAATTTCCTATACATGTTGAATGGAGAAGAACCGAGCGAAGTCGCCGAGAAGACGATCGACAAGGCGCTCATCCTCCATGCTGACCATGAATTGAACGCGTCGACGTTCACGGCCCGCGTCTGTGTCGCTACTTTGTCTGATATCTATTCAGGCGTGACGGCAGCGATGGGCGCCCTCAAAGGCCCGCTTCACGGCGGTGCCAATGAGGCTGTCATGAAAATGCTCCACGAAATCGGCTCGGTCGACAAAGTCGAAGAGTACGTCCGTGGCAAATTCGAACGCCGTGAGAAAATCATGGGCTTCGGGCACCGTGTCTACAAAGACGGTGACCCGCGAGCGAAACATTTGAAAGAGATGAGCCGCCAATTGACGGCCCAAATCGGCGAGCCGGAATGGTATGAAATGTCTGAGAAGATTGACCATCTCGTCGAGACGGAAAAAGGCTTGAAGCCGAACGTCGATTTCTATTCAGCATCGACGTATTATGCGCTCGGACTCGACGAAGAGTTATTCACACCAATCTTTGCCGTCTCACGCATGTCAGGCTGGATCGCCCACATCCTCGAACAGTATGCGGACAACCGCTTGATTCGTCCTCGCGCCGAGTATGTCGGAGAGACGAACCGGTCTTACGTCCCGGTGAACGAGCGTTAA
- the icd gene encoding NADP-dependent isocitrate dehydrogenase translates to MTQNEKITVENGVLNVPNVPTIPFIIGDGTGPDIWNASVRVFDAAVEKAYGGEKKIEWMEVYAGEKAFNQKGEWLPNETLDEIREYLIAIKGPLTTPVGGGIRSLNVALRQELDLYTCLRPVRYFTGVPSPVKRPEDTDMVIFRENTEDIYAGIEYASGSDEVKKLISFLKEEMNVNKIRFPETSGIGIKPISSEGTKRLVRAALEYAIANNRKSLTLVHKGNIMKFTEGAFKNWGYELAEEEYGDKVFTWAQYDRIKEESGEAAANEAQSKAEAEGKIIVKDSIADIFLQQILTRPREFDVVATMNLNGDYISDALAAQVGGIGIAPGANINYVTGHAIFEATHGTAPKYAGLDKVNPSSVILSGEMMLRHMNWNEAADLIINSMEKTIASKVVTYDFARLMDGATEVKCSEFADELIKNM, encoded by the coding sequence TTGACACAAAACGAAAAGATCACAGTTGAGAACGGTGTATTAAACGTACCGAACGTACCGACGATTCCATTTATCATCGGCGATGGAACAGGTCCTGATATTTGGAACGCTTCAGTGCGCGTTTTTGATGCGGCTGTCGAAAAAGCGTACGGTGGCGAGAAGAAAATCGAATGGATGGAAGTGTATGCAGGAGAGAAAGCCTTCAACCAAAAAGGTGAATGGCTTCCAAACGAGACACTCGATGAAATCCGTGAATACTTGATCGCCATCAAAGGTCCATTGACGACACCGGTCGGCGGCGGAATCCGTTCACTCAACGTCGCACTCCGTCAAGAACTTGACTTGTACACGTGCTTGCGTCCGGTCCGTTACTTCACAGGCGTCCCGTCACCGGTCAAGCGCCCAGAAGACACAGACATGGTCATTTTCCGTGAGAACACAGAAGATATCTACGCAGGGATCGAGTACGCGTCAGGTAGCGACGAAGTGAAGAAATTGATCTCATTCTTGAAAGAAGAGATGAACGTCAACAAGATCCGCTTCCCAGAAACGTCTGGTATCGGCATTAAACCAATCTCGTCTGAAGGAACGAAACGCCTTGTTCGTGCGGCTCTCGAGTACGCAATCGCGAACAACCGTAAATCGCTCACGCTCGTCCATAAAGGGAACATCATGAAGTTCACAGAAGGCGCCTTCAAAAACTGGGGTTATGAGCTCGCCGAAGAAGAGTACGGCGACAAAGTCTTCACTTGGGCGCAGTATGACCGCATTAAAGAAGAATCAGGTGAAGCAGCTGCGAACGAAGCGCAATCGAAAGCAGAAGCAGAAGGCAAAATCATCGTAAAAGATTCAATCGCCGATATCTTCTTGCAACAGATTTTGACACGTCCGCGTGAGTTCGACGTCGTCGCGACGATGAACTTGAACGGGGACTACATCTCGGACGCGCTCGCTGCTCAAGTCGGCGGAATCGGGATCGCACCTGGTGCGAACATCAACTACGTGACGGGCCATGCCATCTTCGAAGCAACACACGGCACGGCGCCGAAATATGCAGGGCTCGACAAGGTCAACCCGTCATCGGTCATCTTGTCAGGTGAGATGATGCTCCGTCACATGAACTGGAACGAAGCGGCTGACCTCATCATCAACTCGATGGAGAAGACGATCGCCTCGAAAGTCGTCACATACGATTTCGCCCGTCTGATGGACGGCGCGACTGAAGTGAAGTGTTCAGAGTTTGCAGATGAACTAATCAAAAACATGTAA
- the mdh gene encoding malate dehydrogenase encodes MIRRNKISVIGSGFTGATTALYLAQKELGNVVLLDIKENENPTKGKALDMQETAPIQGFDSWITGTSDYADTADSDIVVITAGIARKPGMSRDDLVSTNAKVMRAVTKEVARYSPDAILIVLTNPVDAMTYAAFKESGFPKERVIGQSGVLDTARFRTFVAAELNISVKDVSGFVLGGHGDDMVPLIRYSYAGGIPLEKLLPSDRIEAIVNRTRKGGGEIVQLLGNGSAYYAPAAAIVEMVEAILKDQRRILPAIAYLDGEYGFHDLYLGVPTILGANGIERVLELELTEDEAAALQRSADSVRSVLNVLN; translated from the coding sequence ATGATACGTCGCAACAAGATTTCGGTTATCGGTAGCGGATTCACGGGAGCCACGACGGCACTGTATTTGGCTCAAAAAGAGCTCGGCAACGTCGTCCTTCTCGATATTAAAGAGAACGAAAACCCGACGAAAGGGAAAGCGCTCGATATGCAAGAGACGGCGCCGATTCAAGGGTTTGACTCGTGGATCACGGGGACATCGGATTACGCCGACACGGCGGACTCGGATATCGTCGTCATCACGGCGGGAATCGCGCGAAAACCCGGTATGAGCCGGGATGACCTCGTCTCGACGAACGCCAAAGTGATGCGAGCGGTCACGAAAGAAGTGGCCCGTTATTCACCGGATGCGATTTTGATCGTCTTGACGAACCCGGTCGATGCGATGACGTATGCGGCCTTCAAAGAATCCGGCTTCCCGAAAGAGCGCGTGATCGGTCAATCCGGCGTCCTCGATACGGCTCGGTTCCGGACGTTCGTTGCCGCGGAGTTGAACATCTCCGTGAAGGACGTCTCTGGATTCGTGCTCGGTGGGCACGGGGATGACATGGTCCCGCTCATCCGCTACTCGTATGCGGGTGGTATCCCGCTCGAGAAGTTGTTGCCGAGCGACCGCATCGAAGCAATCGTTAACCGGACACGTAAAGGTGGCGGTGAGATCGTTCAGCTACTCGGGAACGGTTCGGCGTATTATGCGCCGGCAGCGGCCATCGTCGAGATGGTCGAAGCGATCCTGAAAGATCAACGACGTATTTTACCGGCCATCGCGTATCTCGATGGTGAATACGGTTTCCACGACTTGTATCTCGGTGTACCGACGATTCTTGGTGCGAACGGGATTGAACGTGTGCTCGAACTTGAATTGACGGAAGACGAAGCAGCCGCGCTCCAGCGCTCGGCTGACTCGGTACGCTCCGTCTTGAACGTCCTTAACTGA
- a CDS encoding response regulator transcription factor, with protein sequence MAEKVIVVDDEVSIATLLKFNLEQAGFEVETAHDGKTGLELAEKQDAVLIVLDLMLPEMDGLEVCKRLRQQKVNTPILMLTAKDDEFDKVLGLELGADDYLTKPFSPREVVARVKAILRRSAPQEAPAMDADVIEIGDVKIIASNYEVFKNGERLELTPKEFELLAYLAKNKGRVLTRDQLLSAIWNYDFVGDTRIVDVHISHLREKIEPVTKKPTYIKTIRGLGYKMEEPMPE encoded by the coding sequence GTGGCCGAAAAAGTGATTGTTGTCGATGACGAGGTGTCGATTGCGACGTTATTAAAATTCAATTTGGAACAAGCCGGTTTTGAGGTCGAGACGGCGCATGATGGAAAGACCGGACTCGAACTCGCCGAGAAGCAGGACGCGGTGTTGATCGTCCTCGATTTGATGTTGCCTGAGATGGATGGACTCGAGGTCTGCAAGCGACTCCGCCAACAGAAAGTAAACACACCGATTCTTATGTTGACGGCGAAAGACGATGAGTTTGATAAAGTGCTCGGGCTCGAGTTAGGGGCAGACGATTATTTGACGAAACCGTTCAGTCCGCGTGAAGTCGTGGCTCGGGTCAAAGCGATTCTGCGACGCTCGGCCCCACAAGAAGCGCCGGCGATGGACGCGGACGTCATTGAGATTGGCGACGTGAAAATCATCGCTTCGAACTATGAGGTATTCAAGAACGGGGAGCGGCTTGAATTGACCCCGAAAGAGTTCGAACTGTTGGCCTATCTCGCCAAAAACAAAGGCCGTGTCTTGACGCGTGACCAACTCCTATCGGCGATTTGGAATTACGATTTCGTCGGCGATACGCGCATCGTCGACGTCCATATCAGCCACCTTCGAGAAAAGATTGAGCCGGTGACGAAAAAACCGACTTATATTAAAACGATACGCGGTCTCGGCTATAAGATGGAAGAGCCGATGCCCGAATGA
- the pnpS gene encoding two-component system histidine kinase PnpS — protein MKTYRSRFLTTLILLVTGVLLTLGIVLGQLFKDFYLDSERDRLKEDTELAALYLEGGELEAIQDYVRQIDDESSFDILLLNRRMEVIAGTPFRVGSFDFRMDAATIPDDGTFGNETREDLIQFTKPIELSSGDTVYLSFIRYVSDLEGVYDRIWLTIALALIFSFVLILFVLHNLTNQFIRPIDEATIVLRELADGNYRARVYELRNDEETGSLAGSINVLARNLETISLGESVQRARLESLIEYMGAGLLLVDERGIVTLVNRSYRDMFQYDDLMIGQFYHGILPSPDVETLIEDVYLTEEPHRRQLSIRTGFNQKTYMVSAAPIFSDTGMLRGTTLLFNDISELKRLEKMRKDFVANVSHELKTPLTSIRGFSETLLDGAKEVPELRDQFLDIIQKEATRMQMLVEDLLELSRLEREDFHLDFTPVQLNQLVEEVCLVLSQKAEGKSIQLESRHDGEVVLQADMNRMKQVILNLVANAINYSPEGSRVEIAVEKRADGSYLIVKDNGIGIAPKEVSRIFERFYRVDKARSRNSGGTGLGLAIVKHIIDLHHATIHVDSVEGVGTTFTIKFPLA, from the coding sequence ATGAAGACGTACCGCTCGCGTTTTTTGACGACGCTCATCCTGCTCGTGACGGGCGTCTTGCTGACCCTCGGGATCGTGCTTGGTCAATTGTTCAAAGACTTCTATTTGGACTCTGAACGCGATCGTTTGAAAGAGGACACTGAGCTCGCCGCCTTGTATTTGGAGGGCGGCGAGCTCGAGGCGATTCAAGACTATGTTCGGCAAATCGATGACGAGAGCAGTTTCGATATTTTGCTCCTCAATCGTCGGATGGAAGTGATCGCTGGGACGCCGTTTCGGGTCGGGTCGTTCGATTTTCGGATGGATGCGGCAACGATTCCGGATGATGGGACGTTCGGGAACGAGACGCGCGAGGATTTGATCCAGTTCACGAAACCGATTGAACTGTCATCGGGTGACACGGTGTATCTCAGTTTCATCCGCTACGTCTCCGATTTAGAAGGTGTTTATGACCGGATTTGGCTGACGATTGCTCTGGCCTTGATTTTCTCGTTCGTCTTGATTCTGTTCGTTTTGCACAATTTGACGAACCAATTCATCCGACCGATTGACGAGGCGACAATCGTGTTACGTGAACTTGCTGACGGGAACTATCGGGCCCGGGTCTACGAGTTGCGTAACGATGAAGAAACGGGCAGCTTGGCCGGGTCGATCAACGTGCTCGCCCGTAACCTCGAGACGATTTCCCTTGGCGAGTCCGTACAGCGGGCCAGACTCGAATCGCTGATCGAGTATATGGGAGCGGGGTTATTGCTTGTCGACGAGCGCGGCATTGTGACGCTCGTTAACCGCTCGTATCGCGACATGTTCCAATACGACGATTTGATGATTGGCCAATTTTATCATGGCATTTTGCCGAGCCCGGACGTCGAGACGTTGATTGAGGACGTCTATTTGACAGAAGAGCCTCACCGCCGCCAATTGTCGATTCGAACTGGATTTAACCAAAAGACGTATATGGTATCGGCCGCGCCGATTTTCAGCGATACAGGCATGTTACGCGGGACGACGCTTCTCTTTAACGATATTTCCGAGTTGAAACGACTCGAGAAGATGCGTAAAGATTTCGTCGCCAACGTCAGCCATGAGTTGAAAACGCCGCTCACGTCGATTCGAGGGTTCAGTGAGACGCTTCTCGATGGGGCGAAAGAAGTACCCGAGTTGCGCGATCAATTTTTGGATATCATTCAAAAAGAAGCGACACGGATGCAAATGCTCGTCGAGGACTTACTCGAGCTATCACGGCTCGAACGTGAAGATTTCCATTTGGACTTCACCCCGGTCCAACTCAATCAGCTCGTCGAGGAAGTCTGTCTCGTGCTGAGTCAGAAGGCGGAAGGGAAATCGATTCAGCTGGAGTCACGTCATGACGGGGAAGTCGTCTTGCAGGCGGACATGAACCGCATGAAACAAGTCATCTTGAACCTTGTCGCCAACGCCATCAACTATTCGCCGGAAGGCAGCCGGGTCGAAATCGCGGTCGAGAAGAGAGCGGACGGGTCTTATTTGATCGTCAAAGATAACGGCATCGGCATCGCGCCGAAAGAAGTGAGCCGAATCTTTGAGCGGTTCTACCGGGTCGATAAAGCACGAAGCCGCAACTCCGGCGGGACCGGTCTCGGCCTCGCCATCGTGAAACATATCATCGATCTTCATCATGCGACGATTCACGTGGATAGTGTCGAAGGCGTTGGGACGACGTTCACGATCAAGTTCCCGCTCGCTTAA